One Coregonus clupeaformis isolate EN_2021a chromosome 21, ASM2061545v1, whole genome shotgun sequence DNA window includes the following coding sequences:
- the LOC121535659 gene encoding uncharacterized protein LOC121535659: MVLCPVFTLLWVCAVALHSLGSTERVSQTTEPSVSRSTDPMAETVTLGPVETQSPDSHTHTHQSLEPDQSLVPLPSDPCQDDDMDGEMVYQRDSYGVMQLVQREDYEKTCNLSDSGLAHCLIYPTNQLNCSWKFHGLPNDRQSYASVFVCRETERISNVDCVTEAIGGQGAQGGTGNADRVVGHVSAGCQGSVDNSVTSVILTFNVSRPDVWCIYTHKYHTRDIDVLRPPTNITAWIREGVLLVQWGLPSSRFSTKPSCFHYQLQINGQVSDLEERLTYSETNADPTHSYDVRMRVRKSSYCRGSQHWSSWSNTIKVAPFESPNQLNSLVVAAIALGIPMILLSLLLLIRLQRERLFPHIPGPPLKIKHLLERDDQFQALPSKCVEEITVVEEAKETPVNMAS, translated from the exons ATGGTGCTATGTCCAGTGTTCACACTGCTCTGGGTCTGTGCTGTGGCACTGCATTCCCTTGGGAGCACAGAGAGAG TATCCCAAACGACTGAGCCAAGTGTCTCTAGGAGCACAGACCCGATGGCTGAGACAGTTACTTTAGGGCCAGTGGAGACCCAAAGCcctgattcacacacacacacacaccagagcctAGAACCAGACCAGAGCCTGGTACCACTTCCCTCAGACCCCTGTCAGGATGACGATATGGACGGAGAG atGGTGTACCAGAGGGATTCTTATGGTGTTATGCAGCTGGTTCAGAGAGAGGACTACGAAAAAACGTGCAACCTATCAGACA GTGGACTGGCCCACTGTCTTATCTACCCAACCAATCAACTCAACTGCTCCTGGAAATTCCATGGTCTCCCTAACGACCGCCAATCCTATGCCTCCGTCTT TGTGTGTAGGGAAACTGAGAGGATCTCCAATGTGGATTGTGTCACTGAGGCCATAGGAGGCCAAGGAGCCCAGGGAGGGACTGGTAACGCTGACCGTGTGGTTGGACATGTGTCTGCTGGGTGCCAAGGCAGTGTGGACAACAGCGTCACCTCGGTGATCCTGACTTTCAacgtgtcacgccctgacgtgTGGTGCATCTACACCCATAAATACCACACCAGAGATATTGACGTGCTGCGCCCGCCAACCAACATCACTGCCTGGATCAGAGAAGGGGTTCTACTGGTGCAGTGGGGTCTCCCGTCCAGCCGGTTTAGCACCAAACCCAGCTGCTTCCACTACCAGCTACAGATCAATGGCCAG GTGAGCGACCTTGAGGAGCGACTGACATACAGTGAGACCAACGCAGACCCCACACATTCATACGATGTAAGGATGAGGGTGAGGAAGAGTAGTTACTGCAGAGGATCTCAACACTGGAGCAGCTGGAGCAACACCATCA aggtggCACCGTTTGAATCACCCAATCAGCTGAACTCTCTGGTGGTCGCTGCCATCGCACTGGGAATACCCATGATCCTcctgtctctgctgctgctgatTCGACTCCAGAG ggagcgtttgtttcCCCACATCCCTGGTCCCCCACTGAAGATTAAACACCTCTTGGAGAGAGACGACCAGTTTCAG GCCCTGCCGTCCAAATGTGTTGAGGAGATCACAGTGGTGGAGGAAGCTAAGGAAACACCTGTGAATATGGCCAGTTAA